The Burkholderia lata genome contains a region encoding:
- a CDS encoding branched-chain amino acid ABC transporter ATP-binding protein/permease: protein MKTMVRNKTFWVFLVVLFALPVLPGALQVPEYWITLLNYIGLYAIVAIGLVLLTGVGGMTSFGQAAFVGIGAYATALLTTRYGVSPWLALIVGVVLTALVALVLGAVTMRLSGHFLPLGTIAWGLALFYLFGNLELLGKYDGINGIPALNLFGIELESGRSLYFLIWAVVLAAIVSVQNLLNSRPGRAIRALRGGGVMAEAMGVNTAWMRVVIFVYAAVLAAVSGFLYAHLQRAVNPTPFGLNHGIEFLFMAVVGGVSHVWGAVLGAAILTVLQDYLQTLLPKLLGSEGNFEIIVFGVLMVLLLQYARQGVWPFVARLFPRGPRAHVPEHADPLPQRAKPTAGEPLLVVDNARKQFGGLVAVNDVSFDVKAGQIIGLIGPNGAGKSTTFNLVTGVLKPTGGTITFRGERIDGLTSRQIVRRGIGRTFQHVKLLPAMTVLENVAIGAHLRGHTGVWRSVARLNAHEEAQLLAEAAQQIRRVGLEKHMYDEAGSLALGQQRILEIARALCCDPTLLLLDEPAAGLRYQEKQQLGDLLRRLKAEGMSVLLVEHDMDFVMNLTDRLVVMEFGTRIAEGLPQDVQQDPAVLEAYLGGVE, encoded by the coding sequence ATGAAGACGATGGTACGCAACAAGACCTTCTGGGTGTTTCTCGTGGTGCTGTTCGCGCTGCCGGTGCTGCCCGGCGCGCTGCAGGTGCCTGAATACTGGATCACGCTGCTGAACTACATCGGCCTCTACGCGATCGTCGCGATCGGGCTCGTGCTGCTCACGGGCGTCGGCGGGATGACGAGCTTCGGGCAGGCCGCGTTCGTCGGCATCGGCGCCTATGCGACCGCGCTCCTGACGACGCGCTACGGGGTATCGCCGTGGCTCGCGCTGATCGTCGGCGTCGTGCTGACGGCGCTCGTCGCGCTCGTGCTCGGCGCGGTCACGATGAGGCTGTCCGGCCACTTCCTGCCGCTCGGCACGATCGCGTGGGGCCTCGCGCTGTTCTACCTGTTCGGCAACCTCGAACTGCTCGGCAAGTACGACGGGATCAACGGGATTCCGGCGCTGAACCTGTTCGGCATCGAGCTCGAAAGCGGCCGCAGCCTGTATTTCCTGATCTGGGCTGTCGTGCTGGCCGCGATCGTGTCGGTGCAGAACCTGCTGAACAGCCGCCCGGGCCGCGCGATCCGCGCGCTGCGCGGCGGGGGCGTGATGGCCGAGGCGATGGGCGTGAACACCGCGTGGATGCGCGTCGTGATCTTCGTCTATGCGGCCGTGCTCGCGGCCGTATCGGGCTTCCTGTACGCACACCTGCAGCGTGCAGTGAACCCGACGCCGTTTGGGCTGAACCACGGGATCGAGTTCCTGTTCATGGCCGTGGTGGGTGGCGTGTCGCACGTGTGGGGCGCGGTGCTCGGTGCCGCGATCCTGACCGTGCTGCAGGACTACCTGCAGACGCTGCTGCCGAAGCTGCTCGGCTCCGAAGGCAACTTCGAGATCATCGTGTTCGGCGTGCTGATGGTGCTGCTGCTGCAGTACGCGCGCCAGGGCGTATGGCCGTTCGTCGCCAGGCTGTTCCCGCGCGGGCCGCGTGCGCACGTGCCCGAGCATGCCGATCCGTTGCCGCAACGCGCGAAGCCGACGGCCGGCGAGCCGCTGCTCGTCGTCGACAACGCGCGCAAGCAGTTCGGCGGGCTCGTGGCCGTCAACGACGTCAGCTTCGACGTGAAAGCGGGGCAGATCATCGGGCTGATCGGCCCGAACGGCGCCGGCAAGTCGACCACGTTCAACCTCGTGACGGGCGTGCTGAAGCCGACGGGCGGCACGATCACGTTCCGTGGCGAGCGCATCGACGGGCTCACATCGCGCCAGATCGTCCGCCGCGGCATCGGCCGGACGTTCCAGCACGTCAAGCTGTTGCCGGCGATGACGGTGCTCGAGAACGTCGCGATCGGTGCGCACCTGCGTGGCCATACGGGCGTGTGGCGCAGCGTCGCGCGGCTCAATGCCCACGAGGAAGCGCAGTTGCTGGCCGAGGCCGCACAGCAGATCCGCCGCGTCGGGCTCGAAAAGCACATGTACGACGAAGCGGGCAGCCTCGCACTGGGCCAGCAGCGGATTCTCGAAATCGCACGGGCGCTGTGCTGCGATCCGACGCTGTTGCTGCTCGACGAGCCGGCCGCCGGGCTGCGTTATCAGGAGAAGCAGCAACTCGGCGACCTGCTGCGGCGGCTGAAGGCGGAAGGCATGAGCGTGTTGCTCGTGGAACACGACATGGATTTCGTGATGAATCTCACCGACCGACTGGTGGTGATGGAATTCGGCACACGGATCGCGGAAGGGCTGCCGCAGGATGTGCAGCAGGATCCGGCGGTGCTCGAAGCGTATCTGGGCGGGGTGGAGTGA
- a CDS encoding ABC transporter substrate-binding protein yields MKMNRWMEAVLAAGLVCAAATASAQVKIGVTLSATGPAASLGIPEKNTIALLPKEIAGKSVQYIVLDDASDTSRAVQNVRKLIDEDHVDAIIGSSVTPNSLAMLDPVSQGKTPTISLAASAQIISPMDAKRAWMFKVPQNDQLMADAIAGYMAKHGVKTVGFIGFADAYGDSWYKTFDAAAAKNGLKVVSNERYNRTDASVMGQVLKLMGSNPDAVLIAGSGTPAALPAKTLKERGYKGKVYQTHGVANNDFLRVCGKDCEGEILPAGPVLVTDQLPDSNPVKKPALGYKAAYEKAYGAGSLATFGGHAWDAGLLLQRAIPEALKKGQPGTEAFREALRASIENVKDLPVSHGVINMTPTDHNGFDTRARVMVQIVDGKWKLQAE; encoded by the coding sequence ATGAAGATGAATCGATGGATGGAGGCCGTGCTCGCCGCGGGCCTCGTGTGTGCGGCGGCAACGGCGTCGGCGCAGGTGAAGATCGGCGTGACGCTGTCGGCCACCGGGCCGGCCGCGTCGCTCGGGATTCCGGAAAAGAACACGATCGCGCTGCTGCCGAAGGAAATCGCCGGCAAGAGCGTGCAGTACATCGTGCTCGACGACGCATCCGACACGAGCCGCGCGGTGCAGAACGTGCGCAAGCTGATCGATGAAGACCACGTCGACGCGATCATCGGCTCGTCCGTCACGCCGAACTCGCTCGCGATGCTCGACCCCGTGTCGCAGGGCAAGACGCCGACGATCTCGCTCGCGGCGAGCGCCCAGATCATCTCGCCGATGGACGCGAAGCGTGCGTGGATGTTCAAGGTGCCGCAGAACGACCAGCTGATGGCCGACGCGATCGCCGGCTACATGGCGAAGCACGGCGTGAAGACGGTCGGCTTCATCGGCTTCGCGGACGCGTACGGCGACAGCTGGTACAAAACGTTCGACGCGGCCGCCGCGAAGAACGGCCTGAAGGTCGTGTCGAACGAGCGTTACAACCGCACCGATGCATCGGTGATGGGGCAGGTGCTGAAGCTGATGGGCTCGAATCCGGATGCGGTGCTGATCGCCGGCTCGGGCACGCCGGCGGCGCTGCCCGCGAAGACGCTGAAGGAGCGCGGCTACAAGGGCAAGGTGTACCAGACGCACGGCGTCGCGAACAACGACTTCCTGCGCGTGTGCGGCAAGGATTGCGAAGGCGAGATCCTGCCGGCCGGCCCGGTGCTCGTGACCGACCAGCTGCCCGATTCGAACCCGGTGAAGAAGCCGGCGCTCGGCTACAAGGCCGCGTACGAGAAGGCGTACGGCGCGGGCTCGCTGGCGACGTTCGGCGGCCATGCGTGGGATGCGGGGCTGTTGCTGCAGCGTGCGATTCCGGAAGCGCTGAAGAAGGGCCAGCCGGGCACCGAGGCGTTCCGCGAGGCGCTGCGCGCGTCGATCGAGAACGTGAAGGACCTGCCCGTGTCGCACGGCGTGATCAACATGACGCCGACCGATCACAACGGCTTCGACACGCGCGCGCGCGTGATGGTGCAGATCGTCGACGGCAAGTGGAAGCTGCAGGCCGAGTAA
- a CDS encoding branched-chain amino acid ABC transporter permease: MDLSIAAILAQDGITTGAIYALLSLALVLVFSVTRVIFIPQGEFVAYGALTLAALQAQKFPATCWLLFVMGIACFLLEVGGLIRHRERRHQLGRTLATLGSRYILLPLAVFAITRSFAVQPLPMLAQIALTLAIVVPMGPFVYRLVYQPIAEGTTLLLLIVSVAVHFAMVGLGLVMFGAEGSRTNGFSDASVSIGSMTVSVQSILVVVTALVLIGALYVYFGRTIAGKALRATSVNRLGARLVGIGTTEAGRLAFTFAAGLGVLSGILVGPLTTVYYDSGFLIGLKGFVGAIIGGLVSYPLAAAGSLLVGVLESYSSFWASAYKEVIVFTLIIPVLLWRSFATPHAEEEEE, encoded by the coding sequence ATGGATCTCTCGATTGCAGCGATCCTCGCGCAAGACGGCATCACGACCGGCGCCATATATGCATTGCTGTCACTGGCGCTCGTACTGGTGTTTTCCGTCACGCGGGTGATCTTCATTCCCCAGGGCGAATTCGTCGCCTATGGTGCGCTGACGCTTGCCGCGTTGCAGGCTCAAAAATTTCCCGCCACCTGCTGGCTGTTGTTCGTGATGGGCATCGCGTGCTTCCTGCTCGAAGTCGGCGGCCTGATCCGCCATCGCGAACGGCGCCATCAGCTCGGCCGCACGCTCGCGACACTCGGCAGCCGCTACATCCTGCTGCCGCTCGCGGTGTTCGCGATCACGCGCAGCTTCGCCGTGCAGCCGCTGCCGATGCTTGCGCAGATCGCACTGACGCTCGCGATCGTCGTGCCGATGGGGCCGTTCGTCTACCGGCTCGTCTACCAGCCGATCGCCGAAGGCACGACGTTGCTGCTGCTGATCGTGTCGGTCGCCGTCCACTTCGCGATGGTCGGCCTCGGACTCGTGATGTTCGGCGCGGAAGGCTCGCGCACCAACGGCTTCTCGGATGCGTCGGTGTCGATCGGCAGCATGACCGTGTCGGTGCAAAGCATCCTGGTCGTCGTGACGGCGCTCGTGCTGATCGGCGCGCTCTACGTGTACTTCGGCCGCACGATCGCCGGCAAGGCGCTGCGCGCGACGTCGGTGAACCGGCTCGGCGCGCGGCTCGTCGGCATCGGCACGACCGAGGCAGGGCGGCTCGCATTCACGTTCGCGGCGGGGCTCGGCGTGCTGTCCGGGATCCTCGTCGGCCCGCTGACGACGGTCTACTACGACTCGGGCTTCCTGATCGGCCTGAAGGGTTTCGTCGGCGCGATCATCGGCGGGCTCGTCAGCTATCCGCTCGCGGCCGCGGGCTCGCTGCTCGTCGGCGTGCTCGAATCGTATTCGTCGTTCTGGGCGAGTGCCTACAAGGAGGTGATCGTGTTCACGCTGATCATTCCGGTGCTGCTGTGGCGGAGCTTCGCCACGCCGCACGCGGAAGAGGAAGAGGAGTGA
- a CDS encoding ABC transporter ATP-binding protein yields MTDTTKPILEVRGLAVRYGKVEALHGAAIKVGAGQIVSVIGPNGAGKSTLLNAIMGALPVAGHASGAVVYRGHDVGALPVEQRVARGMCLVPEKRELFSTMTVEDNLVLGAYRRKQAGEANFLDQLDHVFALFPRLKERRKQAAGTLSGGERQMLAVGRALMGKPDLLMLDEPSLGLAPLIVKEIFHIISALRGTGVATLLIEQNARAALQISDYGYVLETGEFALEGPAAELAQNPRVIETYLGLAKKTA; encoded by the coding sequence ATGACGGACACGACGAAGCCGATTCTCGAAGTGCGCGGGCTGGCGGTCCGGTACGGGAAGGTCGAGGCGCTGCACGGCGCGGCAATCAAGGTTGGTGCGGGGCAGATCGTCAGCGTGATCGGACCGAACGGGGCCGGCAAATCGACGCTGCTGAACGCGATCATGGGTGCGCTGCCTGTGGCCGGGCATGCGTCGGGCGCGGTCGTGTATCGCGGTCACGATGTCGGTGCCTTGCCGGTGGAGCAGCGCGTCGCACGCGGGATGTGCCTCGTGCCGGAAAAGCGTGAGCTGTTCAGCACGATGACGGTCGAAGACAACCTCGTGCTGGGTGCGTATCGGCGCAAGCAGGCCGGCGAAGCGAACTTCCTCGATCAACTCGATCACGTGTTTGCGCTGTTTCCGCGGTTGAAGGAGCGGCGCAAGCAGGCAGCGGGCACGCTGTCCGGCGGCGAGCGGCAGATGCTCGCGGTTGGCCGCGCGCTGATGGGCAAGCCCGACCTGCTGATGCTCGACGAGCCGAGCCTCGGGCTGGCGCCGCTGATCGTGAAGGAGATCTTTCATATCATCAGCGCGTTGCGCGGTACGGGCGTGGCGACGCTGCTGATCGAGCAGAATGCGCGGGCGGCGCTGCAGATCTCCGACTACGGCTACGTGCTGGAGACGGGTGAGTTTGCGCTGGAAGGGCCGGCGGCCGAACTTGCGCAGAACCCGCGCGTAATCGAAACGTACCTCGGGTTGGCGAAGAAAACGGCTTGA
- a CDS encoding branched-chain amino acid ABC transporter permease has translation MQRKVLYGVLLAALLAAPFIGAYPVFVMKVLTFALFAAAFNLLIGYTGLLSFGHAMFLATAGYATGYSIQTLGFTPELGVLAGTVAATLLGLVVGLFAIRRQGIYFAMITLAFAQMVYFIYLQAPFTHGEDGLQGVPRGHLFGLLDLSNDVALYYVVLAVVVAACAFIVRVVHSPFGQVLVAIKENEARAISLGYDTDRFKLLAFILSAGIAGLAGSLKVLVLGFETLSDAYWTMSGLVVLMTLVGGMGTLFGPLLGAALIVALEDRLGDIGEWLASTTGVAWFHSLGESATIVTGLIFIACVLAFRRGIVGEMVARIKPLRAS, from the coding sequence ATGCAGAGAAAAGTGCTCTACGGCGTGCTGCTCGCGGCACTGCTGGCGGCGCCGTTCATCGGCGCGTACCCGGTGTTCGTGATGAAGGTGCTCACGTTCGCGCTGTTCGCGGCCGCGTTCAACCTGCTGATCGGCTATACGGGGCTGCTGTCGTTCGGCCATGCGATGTTCCTCGCGACCGCCGGCTATGCGACCGGTTATTCGATACAGACGCTCGGTTTCACGCCGGAGCTCGGCGTGCTCGCCGGTACCGTTGCCGCGACGCTGCTCGGGCTCGTCGTCGGGCTGTTCGCGATCCGGCGGCAGGGCATCTACTTCGCGATGATCACGCTCGCGTTCGCGCAGATGGTCTACTTCATCTACCTGCAGGCGCCGTTCACGCACGGCGAGGACGGGCTGCAGGGCGTGCCGCGCGGCCACCTGTTCGGGCTGCTCGACCTGTCGAACGACGTCGCGCTGTACTACGTCGTGCTGGCGGTCGTGGTCGCCGCGTGCGCGTTCATCGTGCGGGTCGTGCATTCGCCGTTCGGCCAGGTGCTCGTCGCGATCAAGGAGAACGAAGCGCGCGCGATCTCGCTCGGCTACGACACCGACCGCTTCAAGCTGCTCGCGTTCATCCTGTCGGCGGGCATCGCGGGGCTGGCCGGTTCGCTGAAGGTGCTCGTGCTCGGCTTCGAGACGCTGTCGGACGCGTACTGGACGATGTCGGGGCTCGTCGTGCTGATGACGCTCGTCGGCGGGATGGGCACGCTGTTCGGGCCGCTGCTGGGCGCGGCGCTGATCGTTGCACTGGAAGACCGGCTCGGCGACATCGGCGAATGGCTCGCATCGACGACCGGCGTCGCGTGGTTCCATTCGCTCGGCGAATCGGCGACGATCGTCACGGGGTTGATCTTCATCGCATGCGTGCTCGCGTTCCGGCGCGGCATCGTCGGCGAAATGGTCGCGCGGATCAAGCCGCTCAGGGCATCCTGA
- a CDS encoding branched-chain amino acid ABC transporter permease, with protein sequence MEIFGIPLPAMLSQLLLGLVNGSFYAILSLGLAVIFGLLNVINFAHGALFMLGAMLAWMGLSYFGLPYWAMLVIAPLVVGAFGILIERSMLRWLYKLDHLYGLLLTFGLTLVVEGVFRSIYGSSGQPYDVPSQLSGATNLGFMFLPNYRAWVVVASLAVCLATWFVIEKTRLGAYLRAGTENPKLVEAFGVNVPMMITLTYGFGVALAAFAGVLAAPVIQVSPLMGQPMIITVFAVVVIGGMGSILGSIVTGLLLGVIEGFTRVFYPEASATVVFVIMAIVLLFRPAGLFGKEK encoded by the coding sequence ATGGAAATCTTTGGCATTCCGTTGCCGGCGATGCTGAGCCAGTTGCTGCTCGGGCTCGTCAACGGCTCGTTCTACGCGATCCTGAGCCTCGGGCTCGCGGTGATCTTCGGGCTGCTCAACGTGATCAACTTCGCGCATGGCGCGCTGTTCATGCTGGGCGCGATGCTCGCGTGGATGGGCCTGTCGTATTTCGGGCTGCCGTACTGGGCGATGCTCGTGATCGCGCCGCTGGTCGTCGGCGCGTTCGGGATCCTGATCGAGCGCTCGATGCTGCGCTGGCTGTACAAGCTCGATCACCTGTACGGGCTGCTGCTCACGTTCGGGCTCACGCTGGTCGTCGAAGGCGTGTTCCGGTCGATCTACGGATCGTCCGGCCAGCCGTACGACGTGCCGTCGCAGCTGTCCGGCGCCACCAACCTCGGCTTCATGTTCCTGCCGAACTACCGCGCGTGGGTCGTCGTCGCATCGCTCGCGGTGTGTCTCGCGACGTGGTTCGTGATCGAGAAGACGCGCCTGGGCGCCTACCTGCGCGCGGGCACCGAGAACCCGAAGCTCGTCGAGGCATTCGGCGTGAACGTGCCGATGATGATCACGCTCACCTACGGCTTCGGCGTCGCGCTCGCCGCGTTCGCGGGCGTGCTGGCCGCACCGGTGATCCAGGTGTCGCCGCTGATGGGCCAGCCGATGATCATTACCGTGTTCGCGGTGGTCGTGATCGGCGGGATGGGCTCGATCCTCGGCTCGATCGTCACGGGCCTGCTGCTCGGCGTGATCGAGGGCTTCACGCGAGTGTTCTATCCCGAAGCGTCGGCCACCGTCGTGTTCGTGATCATGGCGATCGTGCTGCTGTTCCGCCCGGCGGGCCTCTTCGGCAAGGAAAAATGA